The Aureitalea marina genome includes a window with the following:
- a CDS encoding DUF1801 domain-containing protein — translation MRPAEDYILRQEEPFRSILLQLQMIIEQHLPEAQLLYKWKVPFYYSDNKPICYLNVSKGCVDVGFWAGEHFHRHLEHLNSENRKYVKSLRYYQVEDIVTHILSDLLVDAYEFRNVPFKAR, via the coding sequence GTGCGACCTGCAGAGGACTATATTTTAAGGCAAGAAGAACCATTTAGGTCTATCTTGCTTCAATTGCAGATGATCATCGAACAGCATCTTCCAGAGGCGCAGCTACTTTACAAATGGAAGGTACCCTTTTACTATTCTGACAATAAGCCGATCTGTTATTTGAACGTCAGCAAGGGTTGTGTGGATGTTGGTTTCTGGGCGGGAGAGCATTTCCACCGGCATTTGGAGCATCTCAATTCCGAAAACCGGAAGTACGTCAAGTCACTTAGATATTATCAAGTAGAGGACATCGTAACCCATATTTTGTCCGATTTGTTAGTGGATGCCTATGAATTTAGGAACGTTCCGTTTAAAGCCCGTTGA
- a CDS encoding CBS domain-containing protein, whose product MKEGTRISAIMTRNVVTVQVTDPLERAEQYFKKKHIRHIPVIEKGLITGMLSYNDLLRISFADSYSVADDFTSDSVYDMFSIDQVMVRNVTSVTPNMTVRSVARIFAEKEFHALPVVEDDQLVGIITTTDVINFLLDQYE is encoded by the coding sequence ATGAAAGAAGGAACTCGCATATCAGCAATAATGACCCGAAACGTGGTTACGGTACAAGTAACCGATCCCCTAGAAAGGGCAGAGCAGTACTTTAAAAAGAAACACATACGGCACATACCGGTCATCGAGAAGGGACTGATTACAGGTATGCTTAGCTATAATGATCTGTTGAGGATCAGTTTTGCAGATTCTTATAGTGTGGCCGACGATTTTACCTCAGATTCGGTTTATGATATGTTCTCCATAGATCAGGTCATGGTTAGGAATGTGACTAGCGTGACCCCGAACATGACGGTTCGCAGTGTGGCCAGGATTTTTGCAGAAAAGGAATTCCACGCTTTACCGGTTGTGGAAGATGATCAATTGGTCGGTATCATTACCACCACTGATGTAATTAACTTCTTACTCGATCAATACGAATAA
- a CDS encoding NAD(P)-dependent oxidoreductase, translating into MTFALIKERKTPPDRRVVFSPEACQSVIEQYPDSRILVESSDIRVYHDEVYEQRELTVSDDVSSADVMLGVKEVPVESLVPGKKYFFFSHTIKKQPYNRDLLRAILDKKIELYDHETIENERGGRLIGFGYYAGLVGAYNGLRMYGLKEGLFVLPKAEDLPDLSAMKEELDHIQLPAIRIVLTGSGKVMRGAKEILDHIKLKEVGVADYLKENFSEAVYTVADVDDYNLPPEGQNFDRSAFYGDPTGYRPNFMPLARRSDVFIAGHFYGDGAPFLFTREDARQADFAIRYIADISCDIDGPVASTIRPSTIAEPFYGYNPQSESETDYEKKGSIAVMAVDNLPCELPKDASDGFGAMFLKEVIPAFFDGDSRGILHRARITNEEGKLTPRFSYLQDFVDGKE; encoded by the coding sequence ATAACCTTTGCCCTTATCAAGGAAAGAAAGACACCGCCGGATCGCCGGGTGGTATTTTCGCCTGAAGCCTGCCAGTCTGTCATAGAACAATATCCTGATTCCCGCATCCTGGTGGAATCCTCAGATATCAGAGTCTATCACGATGAGGTCTATGAACAACGGGAGCTAACCGTTTCTGATGATGTATCCTCTGCCGATGTGATGTTGGGGGTAAAAGAGGTTCCTGTAGAGTCCTTGGTTCCTGGTAAAAAGTATTTCTTTTTCAGCCATACCATTAAGAAGCAGCCTTATAACCGGGACTTGCTGCGCGCAATTCTGGATAAGAAGATCGAACTCTACGACCACGAGACCATAGAAAATGAAAGAGGAGGCCGTTTGATCGGTTTTGGGTACTATGCCGGTCTGGTTGGGGCTTACAACGGTTTGCGTATGTATGGTCTGAAAGAAGGGCTTTTCGTTCTGCCAAAGGCCGAGGATCTGCCGGATCTGTCCGCCATGAAGGAAGAGCTGGACCATATCCAATTACCAGCCATTAGAATAGTGCTGACCGGGAGTGGAAAGGTGATGCGAGGGGCAAAGGAAATATTGGACCATATTAAACTCAAAGAGGTTGGTGTCGCTGATTATCTGAAGGAGAATTTCTCCGAAGCTGTTTATACAGTTGCGGACGTTGATGATTACAACCTGCCACCTGAAGGTCAAAACTTTGACCGCAGTGCATTTTACGGCGACCCAACTGGATACAGACCTAATTTCATGCCATTGGCCAGAAGAAGTGATGTTTTTATCGCCGGTCACTTCTATGGAGATGGTGCACCATTTCTTTTTACAAGGGAAGATGCGCGCCAGGCGGATTTTGCTATTCGTTATATCGCCGATATTTCCTGCGATATTGACGGACCTGTAGCCTCTACCATCAGACCGTCTACCATTGCAGAGCCATTTTACGGATACAACCCTCAATCTGAAAGCGAGACAGATTATGAGAAGAAGGGTTCGATTGCGGTTATGGCTGTAGATAACCTGCCGTGCGAGTTACCCAAGGATGCCAGCGATGGTTTTGGAGCAATGTTCTTGAAGGAAGTAATTCCAGCTTTCTTTGACGGAGATAGTCGAGGAATCCTCCATAGGGCGCGTATCACTAACGAGGAAGGCAAACTCACGCCTCGTTTCTCCTATCTCCAAGATTTCGTGGACGGAAAGGAGTAA
- a CDS encoding DUF819 domain-containing protein — MDPIHSITNPIYVLMMLCLMVVLSYFAAKTKIGKKFGIALLAIVFTAVIANLGLIPSASNSIPLYDGIFTYLAPISIFYLLLGVNLRSIKKAGGPMIALFLIGSLATVMGILFSWWIIDPASTLGEDAGILAGMLTGTYTGGSINFNAIALQYGFQEKGALYAGTIAVDNVVTTLWIIVTLAIPAIMRPYWKDRRIEIEQSKDEKVSEMPIGYKSLALLVLLGLVAFWITQLVKEWVPQIPSIITITTLGILLAQNKSVARLKGSQPLGLYLVYIFLAVIGAYCEIASVIELKQIGLTLLLFTGLGVIIHGVLTILLGGLFLRDWDMVAISSQANIGGGTTAIALAETFGRKELVLPAILVGTLGNALGTYLGFMVIYLL; from the coding sequence TTGGACCCTATCCACTCCATAACCAACCCAATTTATGTACTGATGATGCTCTGCCTGATGGTGGTGCTGTCCTATTTTGCGGCTAAGACCAAAATCGGAAAGAAATTTGGAATTGCCCTACTTGCCATTGTGTTTACGGCTGTGATAGCGAATCTGGGATTGATTCCATCCGCATCTAACTCCATTCCGCTATACGATGGTATTTTCACTTACCTGGCTCCTATTTCGATTTTCTATTTGTTACTCGGTGTAAATCTGAGATCAATAAAAAAAGCGGGAGGCCCTATGATCGCGTTATTCCTTATTGGATCACTGGCAACCGTGATGGGTATACTGTTTTCCTGGTGGATCATCGATCCCGCCTCAACATTGGGAGAAGATGCTGGCATACTTGCCGGTATGCTTACGGGAACCTATACAGGAGGAAGCATCAACTTTAATGCGATTGCACTGCAATATGGATTCCAGGAGAAAGGGGCCCTCTATGCGGGAACAATTGCCGTAGACAATGTGGTCACTACTCTTTGGATCATCGTGACCCTGGCCATTCCTGCCATTATGAGACCTTATTGGAAAGATAGGCGTATAGAAATCGAACAGTCTAAAGACGAAAAGGTTTCCGAGATGCCGATAGGTTATAAATCCCTGGCCTTGCTCGTCCTGTTGGGGCTAGTAGCTTTCTGGATCACCCAATTGGTCAAGGAATGGGTACCACAGATCCCTTCGATTATTACCATCACCACACTGGGTATTCTCCTGGCACAAAATAAATCTGTGGCCAGGCTTAAAGGTAGTCAGCCGTTAGGGCTATACCTTGTCTATATCTTCCTTGCTGTTATTGGAGCCTATTGCGAGATCGCCTCGGTGATTGAACTAAAACAGATCGGTCTTACCTTATTGTTGTTCACCGGGTTGGGAGTGATTATACACGGTGTCTTGACCATTTTATTAGGGGGACTATTTCTGCGAGACTGGGATATGGTGGCCATTAGCAGTCAGGCCAACATTGGCGGTGGTACAACCGCCATTGCCCTGGCCGAAACATTCGGGAGAAAAGAGTTGGTACTTCCTGCCATACTTGTAGGGACTCTTGGAAATGCGCTGGGAACCTATCTCGGATTTATGGTCATTTATTTATTGTGA
- a CDS encoding dienelactone hydrolase family protein produces MKELRKEDISQEVFDLYDDYAHNRINRRVFIEKLSLYAVGGLTVGALLSFISPDYINSVLVSQDDPRLDSKMINYPSPKGGGTISGLLSKPKEAKTKLPGVVVVHENRGLNPYIADVGRRTAVEGFISLAPDALSPLGGYPGNDDEGRTMQRQRDRNEMLEDFIAAYEFLRSHPDCTGEVGVVGFCFGGWISNMMAVKLTDLGAAVPFYGRQPSAEDTTKIKAPLLIHYGELDSRVNEGWPTYETALKKNSVDYTMHMYPNANHGFHNNTTPRFDEKAATLAWERTIAFFRKNLS; encoded by the coding sequence ATGAAAGAGCTTAGAAAAGAAGACATCAGCCAAGAAGTTTTCGACCTCTATGATGATTATGCCCATAATCGGATCAATCGGCGGGTGTTCATTGAAAAATTATCCCTTTATGCTGTGGGTGGTTTGACCGTAGGGGCCTTGCTCAGTTTTATTTCTCCTGATTACATCAACAGTGTTCTGGTTTCACAGGATGATCCGCGGCTCGATTCTAAGATGATTAATTATCCTTCTCCGAAAGGTGGCGGGACTATTAGCGGATTACTTTCCAAACCCAAGGAGGCAAAGACCAAACTTCCCGGGGTGGTCGTGGTGCATGAAAACAGGGGACTAAACCCGTATATAGCCGACGTAGGTAGACGAACTGCGGTGGAAGGCTTTATCAGTCTTGCGCCCGACGCACTGAGCCCACTGGGTGGATATCCTGGCAACGACGATGAAGGCAGGACCATGCAGCGTCAGCGAGACCGTAATGAAATGTTAGAGGATTTCATTGCTGCCTATGAATTTTTAAGATCACACCCCGATTGTACAGGCGAGGTTGGAGTGGTTGGCTTCTGTTTCGGTGGATGGATCTCCAATATGATGGCTGTAAAGCTAACGGATCTGGGAGCAGCAGTTCCCTTTTATGGCCGTCAGCCTTCCGCAGAGGACACGACCAAAATTAAAGCTCCATTGCTGATCCATTACGGAGAATTGGACAGTCGCGTTAACGAAGGTTGGCCCACTTATGAAACCGCTTTAAAGAAGAACTCCGTAGACTACACCATGCATATGTATCCGAATGCCAATCACGGGTTTCACAACAATACAACCCCGAGATTTGATGAAAAAGCCGCTACGCTGGCTTGGGAAAGAACAATTGCATTCTTCCGTAAGAACCTCAGTTAA
- a CDS encoding sterol desaturase family protein yields MKPKVTTDFQEGNAQIFKNPVLESLTKTNPIQNIIVYGLTIAALIYVAVDWIGLSPLMVLGLFVSGIFVWTFAEYMLHRFLFHWVTEAKWSQRFHFIMHGSHHQHPKDEERLLMPPVPGLIMASVLFGIFFLIFWIAGYSDLTFGFFPGFFSGYLMYSFVHRATHTMKPPKRFRHLWHHHSLHHYRFPDKAFGVSNTFWDRVFGTMPPASARLKR; encoded by the coding sequence ATGAAGCCGAAAGTGACCACCGATTTTCAGGAAGGAAATGCCCAGATCTTCAAGAATCCTGTCCTGGAGAGCCTTACGAAAACCAATCCGATTCAAAACATTATCGTCTATGGGTTGACCATTGCGGCCTTGATCTATGTTGCTGTTGACTGGATCGGACTTAGTCCTTTGATGGTGCTTGGCTTATTTGTGAGCGGGATCTTTGTCTGGACCTTTGCAGAATATATGCTTCACCGTTTCCTGTTTCATTGGGTGACTGAGGCCAAATGGTCTCAACGCTTCCATTTCATCATGCACGGATCACATCACCAACACCCAAAAGATGAGGAGAGATTGTTAATGCCTCCGGTACCGGGCCTCATTATGGCCAGTGTGTTGTTTGGGATTTTCTTTTTGATCTTCTGGATCGCAGGATACTCTGATCTGACCTTCGGATTTTTTCCAGGATTCTTTAGCGGTTACTTGATGTACTCATTTGTACACCGGGCTACCCATACCATGAAACCACCCAAGCGATTCCGTCATCTATGGCACCATCACAGTCTTCACCACTACCGCTTTCCAGACAAAGCTTTTGGTGTTTCCAATACATTTTGGGATCGTGTCTTTGGGACCATGCCTCCAGCCTCAGCCCGACTGAAGCGATAG
- a CDS encoding DsrE family protein: MRKFVSVLMLLIGGLVMAQEKPVKIVFDVTSADEGTHQSTIRHVKFMSEAYPESEFEVVMYSKAMNMVLADKSSVAKDIETLAAEGNVSFKICQGTMNRYKVSEDQLIKGVDVVPDGILEIIQKQAEGWGYIKEAHQ, encoded by the coding sequence ATGAGAAAGTTTGTCAGTGTTTTAATGCTGTTGATCGGAGGGCTGGTGATGGCCCAGGAAAAGCCGGTCAAGATCGTCTTTGACGTGACCAGTGCCGACGAAGGAACACATCAATCTACTATTCGCCATGTCAAATTTATGTCCGAGGCTTACCCGGAGTCGGAATTTGAAGTGGTTATGTATTCCAAGGCCATGAACATGGTCTTAGCAGACAAATCTTCTGTGGCTAAGGATATTGAGACCTTGGCCGCCGAAGGTAATGTTTCGTTTAAAATCTGTCAGGGAACTATGAACCGCTATAAGGTAAGTGAAGACCAATTGATCAAAGGTGTAGACGTCGTGCCGGATGGCATACTGGAGATCATTCAAAAACAAGCGGAGGGCTGGGGTTATATCAAGGAAGCCCACCAATAA
- a CDS encoding twin-arginine translocation signal domain-containing protein: protein MKSADLNSRRQFLSAVALGAAASSLSVLTNPIQAALPTLPTHPPLSPNDADKWFKDNVKGSHRIAYDGSTPHDGFPVIWTWAFYLTNNQTGTPDGDMTAVCVLRHSAIPFAMKSELWEKYKFGEMFDVKDNKTQAPSLRNPYYEPQDGDFPLPGIDGIKKMQERKAMFCVCDLALRVYSGVAAAGMGLDSDAVYEEWKAGVHPGIQVVPSGVWALGRAQEHGCGYIFAGN from the coding sequence ATGAAATCTGCAGATTTAAATTCGCGCAGGCAATTCTTGAGCGCCGTGGCGCTTGGAGCAGCCGCTAGTAGCCTATCCGTTTTGACCAACCCGATACAGGCTGCTCTACCAACTCTACCAACTCATCCACCGCTATCGCCCAATGATGCGGACAAGTGGTTTAAGGACAACGTTAAGGGAAGTCATCGCATTGCTTACGATGGATCTACACCTCACGACGGATTTCCAGTTATTTGGACATGGGCATTCTACCTCACCAACAATCAGACCGGTACTCCAGATGGAGATATGACGGCGGTTTGTGTCTTGCGTCATTCGGCCATACCATTTGCCATGAAATCAGAACTTTGGGAGAAGTATAAGTTTGGGGAAATGTTCGATGTCAAAGACAACAAAACACAGGCACCTTCATTGCGAAACCCGTATTACGAGCCTCAAGATGGTGACTTCCCACTACCCGGGATCGATGGAATCAAAAAGATGCAAGAGCGTAAGGCCATGTTCTGTGTTTGCGATCTGGCACTGCGGGTATACAGTGGTGTGGCAGCTGCTGGTATGGGACTAGATTCTGATGCCGTTTACGAGGAATGGAAAGCCGGTGTGCATCCAGGCATTCAAGTTGTACCTTCTGGGGTCTGGGCCTTGGGTAGAGCACAAGAACACGGATGTGGTTACATATTTGCCGGTAATTAA
- a CDS encoding c-type cytochrome, which produces MSDPLPHMDPVKRLMRQLIALFMIVSVGCVVLIYIGTFQPDNQLQQADTNAYSAQSIYDLEYAVSTLDHSPENLEIKWGYELFTKTPQYIGPGNGDSLKIYSGNNLSCNNCHLMGGTKPYAAPLIGIIQRFPQYRGREDKIGSIEERINGCLERSMNGRMMPEDSREMKAYIAYLNWLSRFAPDDGKIEGQGFVSIQLPDRAVDLEQGAAIFHRVCSECHGANGQGRLKPNSQVYLYPPLWGPDSFNNGAGMNRVITAAQFIKANMPFGVTYLDPKLSDEEAYDVAGYINQRNRPVKANLEKDFPDLVKKPVSTPYPPFADPFSIEQHQLGPFLEIMAFYKREHQIEKSK; this is translated from the coding sequence ATGAGTGACCCTTTACCACATATGGACCCGGTCAAACGGCTGATGCGTCAGCTCATCGCACTTTTTATGATTGTATCCGTGGGATGTGTTGTCCTTATCTATATAGGGACCTTTCAGCCGGATAATCAGCTCCAGCAGGCAGATACGAACGCATACTCAGCTCAGAGTATTTACGATCTGGAATACGCGGTATCGACCTTAGATCATTCTCCGGAGAACCTGGAGATCAAGTGGGGGTACGAACTATTCACCAAGACTCCGCAGTATATCGGTCCGGGTAATGGTGATTCACTAAAAATATACAGCGGAAACAATCTATCCTGTAACAACTGCCACTTGATGGGAGGGACCAAACCTTACGCGGCTCCCTTGATCGGGATAATCCAACGGTTTCCGCAATACCGGGGACGCGAGGATAAGATCGGGAGCATCGAAGAGCGGATAAACGGATGTTTAGAGCGGAGTATGAACGGTCGGATGATGCCAGAGGATAGCCGGGAGATGAAGGCTTATATTGCCTATCTCAACTGGTTGAGCCGATTTGCACCTGACGACGGCAAGATAGAAGGGCAGGGTTTTGTAAGTATCCAATTGCCGGATCGCGCTGTGGACCTGGAACAAGGCGCGGCTATATTTCATCGGGTATGCTCTGAATGTCATGGTGCCAATGGACAAGGACGACTCAAACCCAATTCCCAGGTTTATCTATATCCACCCTTATGGGGGCCAGATTCCTTCAACAACGGAGCGGGTATGAATCGGGTAATCACCGCGGCCCAGTTCATCAAGGCGAACATGCCATTTGGTGTGACCTATCTCGACCCTAAATTATCTGACGAAGAGGCCTATGATGTTGCCGGATACATCAACCAAAGAAACCGTCCTGTCAAGGCTAATCTGGAGAAAGATTTCCCTGATCTGGTGAAAAAACCTGTGTCTACACCTTATCCGCCATTTGCGGATCCATTTAGTATCGAACAGCATCAACTCGGCCCGTTTTTGGAGATCATGGCCTTTTATAAACGTGAGCATCAAATAGAAAAGAGCAAATAA
- a CDS encoding rhodanese-like domain-containing protein codes for MRKGLNILILFLLLALGSCKQEVTTGEIEVIPPLQVYEAVYGSDSLQLVDVRTPEEYSVSHLKNAQNICVTDDDFQDQVGVLDKSKPVYVYCRSGKRSARAAKILKEMGFTKVYDLQGGIQEWQDNELETVN; via the coding sequence ATGAGGAAAGGCCTGAATATTTTGATATTATTCCTTCTACTAGCCTTAGGGAGTTGTAAGCAGGAAGTGACCACGGGTGAGATCGAGGTGATCCCACCGCTGCAGGTCTATGAGGCCGTTTATGGTTCAGATTCTCTGCAATTGGTAGATGTTCGGACACCGGAAGAGTACTCCGTGTCCCATTTGAAGAATGCCCAAAACATTTGTGTTACCGATGACGATTTTCAGGATCAGGTAGGCGTATTAGATAAGTCCAAACCCGTATATGTCTATTGCCGATCCGGAAAGCGATCTGCCCGAGCGGCCAAGATCCTCAAGGAGATGGGGTTTACTAAAGTTTACGACCTACAAGGAGGTATACAGGAATGGCAAGACAACGAATTAGAAACTGTGAATTAA
- a CDS encoding rhodanese-like domain-containing protein, translated as MPDLTQDQWKSQLAADNEAVILDVRTKEEFDEVSIPGAKQIDIYDPPSFMEAVQQLDASKNYYVYCRSGGRSAQACAVLNSIGIESTYNLLGGIMEWSGETVPN; from the coding sequence ATGCCAGATCTAACGCAGGACCAGTGGAAAAGCCAATTGGCAGCCGATAACGAGGCCGTTATCCTGGATGTCCGCACCAAAGAGGAATTCGATGAAGTCTCCATTCCAGGGGCTAAACAAATTGACATCTATGATCCACCTTCCTTTATGGAGGCTGTTCAGCAATTGGACGCCAGTAAGAATTATTACGTCTATTGCCGGTCAGGTGGTAGAAGTGCCCAGGCTTGTGCGGTACTCAATTCTATTGGTATCGAATCCACTTATAACCTCTTAGGGGGTATTATGGAATGGTCGGGAGAGACGGTACCTAATTGA
- a CDS encoding thioredoxin family protein yields MKLKQSLVLFIWATAAIVGLSSFTYLDGGYTIGDEAADINLKNVDGKMVSYGDYPDAKGFIVIFTCNTCPYAVASEDRIIALDKEFKSEGYPVIAINPNDPDVQPDDTFQLMQKKAKDKGFTFPYLYDESKTVYAQYGAKKTPHVYLLNKENGKNIVKYIGAIDDNVRNASGVKDRFLANAVNQLIKGKEVTVKETRAIGCSVKVKA; encoded by the coding sequence ATGAAACTAAAACAATCACTCGTACTTTTTATTTGGGCCACGGCGGCCATCGTTGGTCTGTCTAGTTTTACATACCTGGATGGAGGTTACACCATTGGAGATGAGGCGGCAGACATCAACCTGAAGAATGTAGACGGCAAGATGGTCTCCTATGGTGATTATCCGGATGCCAAAGGTTTTATCGTGATCTTTACCTGTAACACCTGTCCGTATGCAGTTGCTTCAGAAGACAGGATCATTGCCCTGGATAAGGAATTTAAGAGCGAGGGCTACCCGGTTATCGCGATCAACCCGAATGATCCGGACGTTCAACCGGATGATACATTCCAACTAATGCAGAAGAAGGCCAAGGATAAAGGATTTACATTTCCTTATCTCTATGACGAGTCCAAAACGGTCTATGCCCAGTACGGTGCCAAGAAAACCCCACATGTTTACTTACTGAATAAAGAGAACGGAAAGAATATTGTGAAGTACATTGGCGCAATAGACGATAATGTCCGTAATGCCTCGGGTGTTAAAGATCGCTTTTTAGCTAATGCTGTAAACCAACTAATTAAGGGAAAAGAAGTTACCGTAAAAGAAACTAGAGCGATTGGCTGTTCCGTTAAGGTCAAGGCCTGA
- a CDS encoding TlpA disulfide reductase family protein, with product MKAFLLLVSFIILLVSCKGQEESKTAQAELEQTSAVSDITIDEVGSTIASFDFDRFEELYRGQSEETTYVINFWATWCKPCIKELPAFEELNKKFKDQNVKVVLVSLDLPDLLETQVVPFVKQKGLQAEVVMLDDSDANTWIPKVAEEWSGAIPATLLIKGEEEKFYERSFTYEEIETELKTILE from the coding sequence ATGAAAGCATTTCTGCTACTTGTATCTTTTATAATCCTCCTGGTATCTTGTAAAGGGCAAGAAGAGTCCAAAACGGCACAGGCGGAATTGGAGCAAACAAGCGCGGTAAGTGATATTACTATCGACGAAGTTGGATCTACTATTGCAAGTTTTGATTTTGATCGCTTCGAAGAGTTATACCGCGGGCAATCCGAAGAGACTACTTACGTGATCAATTTCTGGGCCACCTGGTGCAAACCTTGTATCAAGGAATTACCTGCCTTTGAAGAGCTGAACAAAAAATTCAAAGATCAAAATGTAAAAGTGGTCCTGGTCAGTCTTGACCTTCCAGATCTGTTGGAGACCCAGGTCGTACCTTTTGTAAAGCAGAAAGGTTTGCAAGCGGAGGTAGTGATGCTGGACGATTCTGATGCTAATACTTGGATACCCAAGGTAGCAGAAGAATGGAGCGGTGCCATCCCGGCCACCTTGTTGATCAAGGGAGAGGAAGAGAAATTCTACGAGCGTTCCTTTACCTATGAGGAGATAGAAACTGAATTGAAAACCATACTCGAATAA
- a CDS encoding MarR family winged helix-turn-helix transcriptional regulator: MAIDTKTVINIMYTSRHIEKTIDQFRQHDLTMQQYNVLRILRGQKGQPANLSTIQERMIDKNSNTTRLVDKLIEKGLTRRQQCEANRRKVEIFITDKGMDLLSTLDPLTEKINREIVSNLSHTEKEKLNQLLDKLRNDE, from the coding sequence ATGGCTATTGATACCAAAACGGTTATCAATATCATGTATACCAGTCGGCACATTGAAAAGACAATCGATCAGTTCAGACAGCACGATCTGACCATGCAGCAGTATAACGTCTTACGAATTTTAAGAGGTCAAAAAGGTCAGCCCGCTAACCTGTCTACCATTCAAGAAAGGATGATCGATAAGAACAGTAACACCACTCGCCTGGTGGACAAGCTGATCGAAAAAGGCCTGACCCGGCGTCAGCAATGTGAAGCCAACCGCAGAAAGGTTGAGATATTCATTACCGACAAAGGCATGGATCTGCTTAGCACATTGGATCCACTGACAGAAAAGATCAATCGGGAAATTGTGAGTAACCTGAGTCATACAGAAAAAGAAAAATTAAATCAACTCCTAGATAAACTACGAAACGATGAGTAA
- a CDS encoding NAD(P)H-dependent oxidoreductase, producing the protein MSNYLDSLNWRYATKKFDPSKSLSDEDLDYIKEAMRLSASSYGLQPYEVLIIQDPEIRAKLKPASWNQTQITDAAYVVVIANQSTFGDELVDDYIDNLVETRGVSKEDVQGYADFMKNTLGGFPEEIKAQWTAKQSYIVLANLLSAAAERRVDACPMEGFDPAQYNEILGLGERNLNAAVVATIGYRSDEDATQHYPKVRKSNDILFKTI; encoded by the coding sequence ATGAGTAACTACCTCGACAGTCTGAATTGGCGATATGCCACCAAGAAATTTGACCCCTCCAAGTCCTTATCTGACGAAGACCTGGATTATATCAAAGAAGCCATGCGGCTCTCTGCCTCTTCCTACGGTCTACAACCTTATGAAGTACTGATCATTCAAGACCCGGAGATCCGGGCCAAACTGAAACCAGCTTCCTGGAACCAGACCCAGATCACCGATGCCGCCTACGTGGTCGTCATTGCCAACCAATCCACCTTTGGTGACGAATTGGTTGATGATTATATCGATAACCTGGTCGAGACAAGAGGTGTAAGCAAAGAAGATGTTCAGGGCTACGCAGATTTTATGAAGAACACCCTGGGCGGATTTCCAGAAGAGATCAAAGCTCAATGGACAGCTAAACAGTCTTATATCGTCCTGGCCAATCTACTTTCAGCGGCCGCTGAGCGCAGAGTAGATGCCTGTCCGATGGAAGGTTTCGATCCGGCCCAATACAACGAGATACTAGGCCTAGGTGAAAGAAACCTAAACGCCGCCGTGGTGGCCACCATAGGCTATCGCAGCGACGAAGACGCCACACAACATTATCCAAAGGTTCGAAAATCAAACGACATTCTATTTAAAACCATTTAA
- a CDS encoding YceI family protein, which yields MKKTAKTLSLLFVALAAFAFAPSTIKKIDVKESSIAWVGKKVTGQHTGTINLKEGYLEMDGDAVKSGKFVVDMTSLTVTDLEAGKGKEKLEGHLNSDDFFGVANHPTATLNIKKGKVSGNTHTLMGDITIKGETQPLTFDLVMNGNTGTAKVVIDRTKFGIRYGSGSFFDNLGDKAIYDDFELDITLKF from the coding sequence ATGAAAAAGACAGCTAAAACGTTAAGCCTTTTATTTGTTGCCCTGGCAGCATTTGCCTTTGCACCAAGCACTATCAAGAAGATCGATGTAAAAGAAAGCTCAATTGCCTGGGTAGGTAAAAAAGTGACCGGACAACATACCGGAACCATCAATCTGAAGGAAGGTTACCTGGAAATGGATGGAGACGCAGTAAAAAGTGGAAAGTTCGTTGTAGACATGACTTCCCTGACCGTAACTGACCTGGAAGCGGGGAAAGGAAAGGAAAAATTGGAAGGCCACCTGAATTCCGACGATTTCTTCGGTGTTGCCAATCATCCAACAGCTACCCTAAATATCAAAAAAGGAAAGGTAAGCGGCAATACACATACCCTGATGGGAGATATCACCATCAAAGGAGAGACTCAACCCCTGACATTCGACCTCGTTATGAACGGAAACACTGGTACTGCCAAGGTAGTTATCGATAGAACCAAATTTGGAATCCGTTACGGATCTGGCAGCTTTTTCGACAATCTTGGAGACAAAGCGATCTACGATGATTTCGAACTGGATATCACCTTGAAATTTTAA